The genomic interval TATGAATCATGGACAGGACCCAGAACAGAGGAGCTGCTATGACGGTGAGCCAACCATAGTCCACCGTCAGATCCAGACCGGGAGCAAGCTTGCTGAGTTTTTCCTGTTCCTGTGGACCTGCGTATAGGGGGACGGAAAGAACCCCTTCTGCACCTGGAGCAATGGTACCAACTGGCAGAATTACCCCCGCGGCAAAAAGTTTGTCAGCTAACTTCTTGGTATAGAATTCGCGCGCCACACCATCCTTCGGCAGCCAGGCACTAAAGAAGTAGTGCTGCAGCATTGCGACCCAGCCATCCTTGCTTTGCTTTTCGAAACTGGCCTTGTCTTTTTCGATATCGGAGAAACTCACTTTCTGGAATTTTCCCTTGTCGGTATAAACAGCTGGTCCGGTGTAGGTTTTGACGAACCGTGGGTCCCCGTCCGGTGTTGATTCGTCCCGCACCAACTGGTAATAAGCGTTAGGTGCTATGGCTGCAGTACCGCCGTTATGAATTTTATATTCCACATCGATTACGTAACTATCCCGGTGGAAGGTGAAAATCTTATCCACTTTGACGCCTGCAACCTCGGGAGCAGTCAGCGTGACGCGGATATCCTGAGCCCCGTCTGCCAGTCTGTAATCGCTCGCTTGAGCGGTATACCGGGTTTTGTGACTTGGCAGACCGTTGCCTAGAAGGCCTGATTGAGCCACGTAAATATGGGGTTTTTGATCAGCAAAAAGGATGAAGTTCTTGTTCTTGTCCACCGCATCGTGATGCTTCAACAATTCCAGGTGGCGTATGTCGCCGCCTGCTGTATCGATTACCACGTTCAGGGTATCGGTACTTACTCGCAGCTTTTCTCCCTGATCCATCTGCGGCAGTAAATCAGGAGCGGTAGCGGGTGGTGTCGCACTCAGGGCTGTAGTTGGGACCGGGGTCGTAGAAGCCACCTGGGACGTTGCGGTTTGCACGGTTTGTGCTGGAATGGGGTGCTGCTCCTTTTGCCATGAATCCCACAACATCATGATCGAAAAAGAAAACACGACAAACAATATAAGTCTTTGGGTATCCATGGTTTACCTAAGGTAAGGGATCATAGCCGCCATCATGCCAAGGGTGGCAGCGGCCAACGCGTTTGATACTCAGCCACAGGCCCTTGGTGGCGCCGTATTTTTTGACTGCTTGGGACGCATATTCTGAGCAGGTCGGCGTAAAACGGCAAGAAGGTCCAAGCATAGGGCTGATTAAATATTGATACGCCTTGATCGCCATCAGCAAAATTCTAGTCATGGCTCGCCCCCAGATAGAGGGACGGGAAATTTCTGCCTCAGACGCGAAAATTGCAACCGCAGCTCCTGTTCAATCCCAGCATAATCGGCCTGTGTGAAACTTTTTCGTACTCTCACGACAATATCCAGACCACTCAACTCGTATTGCTGTAAACGGAAGACTTCCCGCGCTATGCGCTTTATGTAATTGCGCGACGTCGCCAGACGCGCCGTTTTTTTACTGACAATTACTGCCAGACGTGCAAAATCCTGATTTCCGGGTTTGGCGATAAGTTGGAAGTGCTCGCTGGAGAAGCGACAATTGAAACTAAAAACG from Sulfurimicrobium lacus carries:
- the yidC gene encoding membrane protein insertase YidC — its product is MDTQRLILFVVFSFSIMMLWDSWQKEQHPIPAQTVQTATSQVASTTPVPTTALSATPPATAPDLLPQMDQGEKLRVSTDTLNVVIDTAGGDIRHLELLKHHDAVDKNKNFILFADQKPHIYVAQSGLLGNGLPSHKTRYTAQASDYRLADGAQDIRVTLTAPEVAGVKVDKIFTFHRDSYVIDVEYKIHNGGTAAIAPNAYYQLVRDESTPDGDPRFVKTYTGPAVYTDKGKFQKVSFSDIEKDKASFEKQSKDGWVAMLQHYFFSAWLPKDGVAREFYTKKLADKLFAAGVILPVGTIAPGAEGVLSVPLYAGPQEQEKLSKLAPGLDLTVDYGWLTVIAAPLFWVLSMIHKGVDNWGVAIILLTVLIKLAFYPLSAKSYRSMAHMRVLGPKLQKLKEQYGDDRQRLHQAMMDLYKTEKVNPLGGCLPVLVQIPVFISLYWVLLASVEMRHAPFALWIQDLSAADPYYVLPIIMGITMLIQTKLNPTPPDPIQAKVMMVMPFAFSIFFFFFPAGLVLYWVVNNTLSIAQQWQITRNAEQEQAAKGHGKR
- the rnpA gene encoding ribonuclease P protein component, whose amino-acid sequence is MNGFGFSKPKHLVKTDDISSVFSFNCRFSSEHFQLIAKPGNQDFARLAVIVSKKTARLATSRNYIKRIAREVFRLQQYELSGLDIVVRVRKSFTQADYAGIEQELRLQFSRLRQKFPVPLSGGEP
- the yidD gene encoding membrane protein insertion efficiency factor YidD, coding for MTRILLMAIKAYQYLISPMLGPSCRFTPTCSEYASQAVKKYGATKGLWLSIKRVGRCHPWHDGGYDPLP